CATGCTCCGGTTCGTCGTGCGCCGGCTTCTGCTGACGATCCCCCTCCTCGTAGGGATCAGCTTCATCTCCTTCCTTGTGATCCACCTGGCCCCCGGCGGACCGATCAGCGTGGGCACGGACATGAACCCGAAGGCGACGGCGGAAACCCGCGCCCGCCTGGAAGCGTATTACGGCCTCGACCAGCCTTTTTACGTCCAGTACGGACGGTGGCTCGGCCGGATGGCAACGCTCGACTTCGGCGACAGCTTCTCCCCCGACGGCCGGCCGGTGGCGGAGAAGATCCGGGAGCGGATCCCGATCACGCTGACGATCAACGTCCTTTCGATGGGGCTCATCTTCCTGGTGGCCATACCCATCGGGATCTATTCCGCGGTGCGTCAGGGCTCCCTCTTCGACCGCGTCTCGACCGTGTTCGTGTTCACGGGGTTCTCCATCCCCACCTTCTGGCTCGCCCTGCTGCTCATGATCTTGTTCGGGGTGAAACTGGAGTGGCTCCCCATCTCGGGGATCGGCTCCCTGGAGTACCATTCCCTGGGCACGATGGGAAAGATCGCCGACCGCGCCCGTCACCTCCTGCTGCCGGTGTTGCTGACAGGCTTCACGGGACTTGCGGGAATGTCGCGCTACATGCGGTCGAACATGCTCGAGGTGATCCGGCAGGACTACGTCGCCACCGCCCGGGCCAAGGGGCTCCCCGAGAGGACCGTCGTCTTCCGCCACGAGATGCGCAACGCCCTTCTCCCGGTGATCACGATCCTCGGCCTGTCGGTGCCCGACCTGCTCGGCGGCTCGGTGATCTTCGAGACGATCTTCGCGATCCCGGGGATGGGCCAACTGTTCTACCAGGGTGTGATGTCGCGGGACTACCCCCTGATCATGGGGATCCTGACGATCGGCGCATTCCTCACGCTCCTGGGCAACCTCCTGGCGGACGTCGGGTACGCGCTTGCGGACCCCCGGATTCGCCCGTGATGAGGCCCGCATGAGCGGAAGCGTCGGCATCCGGTGGAACATCGCCCGCAGACTTCTGCGGAACCGTCTTGCGGTTGCCGGAGGGTTGGTCGTAGGTTTCTTCTTCCTCGTCGCTGTGTTGCCGGCGCTGTTCACGTCGCAGAACCCCGACCGGATCGACGTCGCGGACATCCTGCGCCCGCCCTCCGCGGCGCATCCGCTGGGGACGGATGACCTGGGGAGGGACGTGCTCGCCCGGATAGTGTACGGGGCCCGCGTGTCGATGAAAGTCGGTTTCGTCGCCGTGGGGATCGCAACGTCCATTGGCCTGGTCCTTGGGCTTCTGGCGGGATTCCACGGCGGCCGGGTCGATGCGGTCCTGATGCGGTTCGTCGACATCATGTTGTGCTTCCCGACGTTCTTCCTCATCCTCGCCGCCATCGCTTTCCTGAGCCCCTCGATCGTGATCATCATGGTGGTCATCGGGCTGACCGGCTGGATGGGGGTGGCGCGCCTGGTGCGGGCGGAGACGCTGTCCCTCAAGGAACGCGACTTCGTGGCGGCGGCGCGGGCGCAGGGAACGGGGACCC
This bacterium DNA region includes the following protein-coding sequences:
- a CDS encoding ABC transporter permease: MLRFVVRRLLLTIPLLVGISFISFLVIHLAPGGPISVGTDMNPKATAETRARLEAYYGLDQPFYVQYGRWLGRMATLDFGDSFSPDGRPVAEKIRERIPITLTINVLSMGLIFLVAIPIGIYSAVRQGSLFDRVSTVFVFTGFSIPTFWLALLLMILFGVKLEWLPISGIGSLEYHSLGTMGKIADRARHLLLPVLLTGFTGLAGMSRYMRSNMLEVIRQDYVATARAKGLPERTVVFRHEMRNALLPVITILGLSVPDLLGGSVIFETIFAIPGMGQLFYQGVMSRDYPLIMGILTIGAFLTLLGNLLADVGYALADPRIRP
- a CDS encoding ABC transporter permease encodes the protein MSGSVGIRWNIARRLLRNRLAVAGGLVVGFFFLVAVLPALFTSQNPDRIDVADILRPPSAAHPLGTDDLGRDVLARIVYGARVSMKVGFVAVGIATSIGLVLGLLAGFHGGRVDAVLMRFVDIMLCFPTFFLILAAIAFLSPSIVIIMVVIGLTGWMGVARLVRAETLSLKERDFVAAARAQGTGTLRIVFRHILPNALAPILVAATLGVAGAILTESALSFLGIGVQPPTPSWGNILTVGRNYIEFAWWLSLFPGLAILVTVLGYNLLGEGIRDATDPRLKGR